CCCATAAAAATCATGAACCACATTAAGTCGGGATCGGCACTCGCATTTTCTCCAGGCCCGTTTACAATCACTGTAGCTGTTAAGGAGGCAATGATGTTGAAGGAAATTTTGGCGATCGCCAGCGACAAAAACCCTGTCAGCCAAGCAAAAATTGGTTTTCCTGCGATCGGTAACAAAGAACCACCTACAGCCAAAGGTCCTAAAGCTGCTATTAGCAACATCGTAGCTTCAATTAAATTTTGAAATGCATATTGTAAGGAAACTAAAAAGTTTTTGATACTGGTTTGAACGGTAGAACCCAGTAAGGAGTTAAATGTATTTTCTGATATACTCCCAGTACCGTAAGCAATCTGATTTACCTTATTTTCTAATCTGTTAATCCAAGTTTTGTCTCCGTATAAATTTCTATACTCCTGCCAAAGAATTTCAGTTTTTTCCCTAGCTTTGACAAGGCATTGATTTTGCTGTTCACCTGTTAGTGATTGGCAAGGGCGCAGTGCAGAACCAGCTACTTCTTCGGCTACACCCATATTCAATGCTTGCTGATAATTTTGATTGGCATCTGCTGTAGTCACTACTTGTTGATTAACTGTATTGAGGAAATTTCGCACTCCCAGTGTTAGATTTGCCAATACACTGCCATTTCCTGTATTAGTTAATAGAAGGACTACTATAAAAGGCCAAATCAAAGCCGAGATGGGGCGAGAATAATCTTCGTGGATTACATCTCTTAGCCATTGCACCATAAAAAACAGCAGAGTTCCTACAGCAAAAAATATACCTAAATTTGTCAGCGCTGCATACAAATTTTCACTATTATTGTTTTGTAATAAATCTATCCATTGCTGATCCCAACTCTCGGTTATACTTTGAGCAGTAGTAACACCATTATCGAGAATATCGGTTATCCCAACTTGAGCGAAAATAATTAAATTATCAAGCTGCATTTTTCATCCACTGGCTTGATTGTATCTGGTGACAAAAAATTTTATAATTGATGGTTAATCATGCATTTTATTGAGCTTCATTTTCTTGCGATCGCCCAAATAAATCGACTTGAGAAGCATTTCGCAACAGCCGTGCTGCCTCTGTGGATGTATCTACTCTACGAGCGCGGTTTGCTTCTTCCATTTGTTGAGAAATGTTAGCTAAGTTTAAGTTAGAGTATTGCATAAATTGGTTCATCTGCATTGTTTGCCCTAGATTTTCACCTGTGATTTTTAATTGATCACGTTGAATTCTGATACTTTGTTGTTGTAGTGTAGATTGGTTGAGACCAAGAAGTGCTGATATTTGACCTAGAGGATTAGTATTAGCAATAGAAGTAGCAATACTTCTTGCTTGTTGGAGAAAGTCTTCACTTATTTTGTCAGTTTCCTCAGAAAAATCGTCAATCTCTTTGAGAGTTCTTTCTGTTTCTTCTAATTTGGTTTTTAACCTGATTTGTCCTTCTTCACCCATAACACTAGCAACTGCACCACGAGTAATTAAGCGATTCACTTCATTACTAGCTAAATTTGCTCTGACAGTCGCGTTATTATCAAACTTGTCTGAAATATAATACCAAACCATGCCATCGCGAACACTTTTTCCTGCCGCGATCGGATTAGGTACATTTAATGCTCCTGTGGCATTATTGATGGCACTTTGAGCTTCTGGTTCTATCGGTTTTAATGTGTCTGTAATATTATTTGTCAAATAAGTTTGTAAATCTCCCGCATAAGATTGAAAATCAGTCCAAACTGCTCCTAGTTGTGCCGTTGCTGGTAAGACAACCAAAAATGTTAGGGAAATAGTTAGAAAAGTTGTTTTGCGCATAATAGTTGTACCTTCAAAGGTAAACAATTTTCTTTATTAACCACGTAGCGAAGCAATTAACTGACGTGCAAACTTAGAAATTGCCTCATATTTATCGCTGTATTGCAACATGGCTTTTTGACGTGCAGTTTGTTCTTGGGGATTATTAGCAACTACTGCTAGTTGTTCGTAACCTGGATAATAGCGACAGAATGTGTAGATACCGTTGTCATCTAATAACCATTGGCTATAAATACCTTCTTTGCGGGGGAAAAAACTTTCTGAAGCGTTGCGAGCAATAATTTCGCGGGGATATTTTAAAATTTCTTCAAAACTATCGACTGCAACTGGTTGAATACGGCCGATTAAGCGTGTAGTTAAGTTCTGTAAAATCTTAGATGCTGCTTTGGATCTGGCGATTGTATCAGGGTCTTGTGCTGATAATATGACTCTAATTCCAGCTTTGGCACCGTTAGCACAAATTCTGCCAACTAAGTCAGAAATTTGGTCAAATTCAAATAAAATTGGTGCTTCATCAATAAAGAATATGGAAGCTGGGCTACTTAATGCACGTCGCAGTGCTGCTGAATAGGCACTTAAGGATAATACCGCAGCGTCTTCGTTATCTGAAAGGTTGCGCAGAGCAAATACTAAAAGCTGGGCATCGGTAGGAAAGCTTGAGGGAGCAGAAATAGCTTTACCTACTCGGCTAGAAAGCCAAAATCGCAAGCGTAGCTGAATTTGATTTAAGGCATCCTCAACTCTACCTCCGATAGATTCCAACTGCAAATGTTCTGATGAGCAGAAATAAAGGAAATCTTGTAAAGTAGGAGTTCTTTGCCAAGCGAGACTACCAAATCCTCCTGTCATGGCTTCTCGATATCGCTCTTTGATGCTTTCATCGCTAAAGAAAGCTCCTAAAGCTAAGTTGAGAAGCGATCGCACGGTTTGGGAGAGCAGTTGATTTTCGCTCGATGAGCCTAAAACCATTGTCATTAAGGCAGATTCGAGGAAAGAGACATAATCGAGCATCCGATCGCGCTGTTGTTCTGGGCTTAAAAAGCGCAAATCTGGCTGCTCAAACAAGTTATTCGATTGTTTAGAAATATCAAAATAGGCTCCATTACCTTCCATAAACTCTGTATAGTCGGTGAAGGTAGATGTGCCATCAGGTTTAGGAAAGTCCAACGCCACAACAGGAATTTTATGTGCTAAAGCTTGAGTTAAAATCCCCGATACCAATACTGATTTACCTGCACGAGTTGTGGCAAACAGTGCTAAATTTTTGTGCTGGTTAAATAAATCTAGGTGTATGGGTGTTCCACCTTCTTCAGCAATTAACTCAAACCCTTGGCGATCGCCTTCTCTAGTTAGTACCAAAGGCATCAATCCCGGCACTTCACTTGTCAAATACAATTGGCGGCGGTTGAAAGGCTTTGCTAACAAACCTTCCCAAACAATCGGCAGAGTTTGCAACCAAATTTTCCAAGCATATTCTGTTTCCCTAATTACACTTGCTGGGCGTTGAAAACAGTTTTCTATGTATCTTGTCGCTTCATCTAATTTCTCTACACTAGGACGATGTACCAGAATCACAATACCCGCATAAATAGGTACTGCTCCTTCATATATTTGCTCTTGTGCCGCTACTGATTTTTTCAGCTTCAATTGAGCACCGACATCTATCGTTCTACTTTTTTCTTGCGCCAACAAAGCTGTAACATTCGACTGCTTCAGTACTCGTTGCAGAGTAGTTTTCACTATCGCCGGATTCGCCGCACTCAGCTGACAAAAAATTTCTGTATCTACTACGCTTTCTCTTGCTAGCAGTTCCCATAAGTAACGCAACTGACTAGATTTATTTAGCCAACCACCGGGCTTCTCCAAAAATGTCAGCGCTCCAACATAGTTGTCATTAACGTTGATCCAACGGCGATCGGCACGAGGTACACCAGACTCCACTAATAAAGTCGTACTGTGGATATTTTCTACGAGTAATTTGGTACTCGCTAAATCTGAATAAACTTGTTCATGCAGCCCATTCTCATCTAAAGTCATTAATTGTGGGATTTCTATTGGCTGCGTATCATTAAATCTCCTCCAGACTTCCCCCCATAGTTCTTCCGCACCCAGAGGCTTAATATCTAATCCCATTTTGTTAGATAAAAGTTGCTCCCAACGACAAAAGCCATTTTTATATGCGTTGGCAACAATTGTTTCGATTCGCTGGTTTTCAATTTCTGCAAAATCACCTTTAAATTTTGACCACCACAACTCACCTTTAGACAACATTTTCTCGATCCAATCATCTGTGTTTGTGGTGTCTGGTTCAATGGTGTAAGTTACATAAATCCGCAGAAATTTTGGCTTGCGAATACCAGAACGAGTTAACTCTTGTGCTCTTGCTCGTTCTGACATTAATAGATATTTAATATCGGGAGAACCTGTGCTTTTTACTAAAGCAGCTAGTTCTTTTTGTCGCTGTCTATCCGAACTAAAAGACCCCAAATGTAACGTCATTCTTTCGCCGTTTGGGATATCTTTTAATCCAGCTTCAATATTATTAAAAATAGTGTTGATTTGTTCTGGTCTTAAAGTAGTATGGATACCTCGACAGTCAAAACCAAAGACAAAGCAGAACCTATCTTTTTGGGTTCCTTTTGTTAAAATGTAAGCGCCAATATCACGCCCGTTGAGCGAGACACGTAGCATTGTTGCTAAGTGTAAAGCATCTTCAAACGGTGTTAATCTAGTTTCACTTCCTGCGATACCGACGCTTTTTTTTCCGATTTTTTGTTTCATGGTTAACTTCCAGCAAGCTTTGATAACGAGCAAAGCCTCTAGTCCAAGTGGGTACTCCAATAAATTTACTTAAAAAGCGCCAACTCCTACCACCTGTTAATATCCACCAAGTTGCCATCCCCCAAGCAGCAATTAATAATGTCCAAAGCCATTTTTTAAACTCATCCGTGAAAAAACCGCCAAAAACCCCATTGATGATAAAGTAGGATGTTAAAGCAATTATCGTCCAAGGTAGAACTTGGTCGGCTGGTATTGGCCCTAATGAAGGTTGAGTTCCTAGAATTTGATTTACAGGCCTAAATTCTTTTTCTGGCTCTTGAGACATAACACAAATCTCGATTTTTCATCTTTCAATTAAGATGTTTAATTAGTACTACTATCACCAATAACAAAGCCTGTGAGTACATCAGCAATCGTGACAGCGACTACTACCAATAAGGGAGTCCGAGCTACACTTTGCCAATCTTCATCTTTACGAACTGCGTTAATTACACCAATTAGAGAAACAGCTATATAAAGTAAGTAAAGAGCGCGTAAAACATTAAATATTAAACTAACTGCTGCTTGAGTATTGCTATCTGCTGTCGATGCTTGTGTTAAATTATTTTTAAAAAAATCTTCAGCTTTCCTAAAAAATTGTGCTTGTGCTGGGTCTGCAAAATAATCTAACCAAAATGCACACAGAATAACAGCTGCTGCAAATACTTGTAACAAGATAAGATGGCGCTTCGGTAAATTCACTTGCTGCCCAATTTGCTGCATCACCACTGCTATCAAGCTGCCAAACAGCAAACAAAACAGCAGTATGGGGCTTTTCAAACAGATGGTACCTAAAAATACTGCACAAGCGATTAAAAATGGTGCCGTTGTTAACAGGCTACGCCACAAATACTCTAGTATGTTCATCAAGCTATAAGATACTTTCGCTACCTTGTTAGTTATAGACCATAACAAGCTCATTTGACAGGAAGAACGCCGAGACATTGGTAAAATTCCTTATAGTTTATTCCCACTTAGTTTAGTTGGCTAATGTATCATAAATTTAACACACGTTAACAATTAATTTTATAGATTAATAGTAAAACATATTACATATCATATCTAGGTCAGTCTCTTAGAAATATTGCTTTTTATTAAATGAGTTTTTGATAAAATTACCAATTTATACAAATGTATATATTTTCACACTAGCTATTGCTTGTTGTAACGCTACTTTACTACATCAATCGAGTGTAAATACAAGAATAATTTTTGAGATTTCAATTGCATCTGGTCAGAAACTTTATTCTTGATGACAATATATTGTTTTTATTGACTCCATGTGTCCAAAGAAAATTTTCTAGCAAGTATGTCTTCAAAGTCAAGTTAAAAGGATATGGACTGTAATCAAGCAATCCAAAATAGTGCCATATTCTTGTTCATGAATAAATCAAGAATCGCTCATGACAGTTTAACAGAATTCTGAACCACTACACCAAATTCCGTTAGATAGTAAGTAATTTACGAAATAATTTTAATCTCAATGATAAAAGTGAGATATTAGATAAAATCCTGGTTTTACAGTGATTTTTAGGCAATTAACGTATAAATCTTCATCTCAAAGTATAAGATTTATACCTGATTTATTCCTGTAATCTAACTTCTGATTTCTCAATTCTGCTGTATTTTATCAGGTTAAGGGTTTGACACATTTATCAATAAAGAACTCAAAACAAACAGGCTACTAAACAACTGGATAACAAGTTATATGAAATAAATGGAATGTATTACGCTTATTATTTAGTTTTTAAGAAATATAAATAGATATCTTTTTATAAAAAGGTCATTCTCAGAAAAAACAAATAAATATCTCAAAAAATAGTTTTTATTTAACTGCCTCTTCACCTGAAGTTAACCGTGTATTGATAGGTTCTGGGGGAACAGAGTGAATAGGATAAAAGCACGTGTCTTTTTCGCGACGTAAGTTTTTAACCATAGCTGGTGTCTCCGCTGCTAGTGTCACGATGGTTTCTCCTCTTGAAGCCTTTTACACAAGAGTTGCTCGCGGTCAAGCTGTAAGGAGTACTGGCTTTGGGCGACTAGAACCAAAACTACCTTTGAATGCACCTGAACTCACGAATACCTACGTGGGTGATTTAAGCCAAAAACCCTTGCTGGAGCTTCCTCCTGGCTTTAACTACCGTGCTTTCTCTATTACTGGTCAAACCATGAGCGATGGCTCCCTTGTTCCGGAAAGGCACGATGGGATGGCTGCATTTCCGGGGTCTCGAAACACGACAATCTTGGTTCGGAACCATGAAGCAGGAACCTCTTCTCCATATCCAGTTTCTGGCTCACCAAGATACTCAGCAGGTGCTCAAGGTGGAACAACCACATTGGTAATTGGGCCTAACCGCGAAGTCATTAAGGACTTTGCTTCTCTTGCCGGCACAATTCGTAACTGCGCAGGCGGGCCAACACCTTGGGGTAGCTGGATTAGCTGTGAAGAAACTTTTTCTGTTAGTACCAACGTTCTCAAAGATGACACTAAACATGGCTATAACTTTGAGGTGATTGCAAATCCTAACAGTGGTTTAGTGACTCCTGTCCCCCTCAAAGATATGGGACGTTTTAGTCATGAAGCGATTGCGGTAGACCCCAAAACGGGCTATGTCTATGAGACGGAAGACCGTACCGATAGCTGCTTTTATCGGTTTGTGCCTAATGTCAAGGGTGAATTAGCTGAAGGTGGTACTCTCTATGCTTTAAAGGTTAAGGGTACAGAAAACTTCGCCTTAAATACAACCAACAACCCAAACTTTGGTGGTCAGATCGAAAAAATAAAAGTTGGTCAGACCTTTGATGTAGAGTGGGTCAAGATTGATAACCCAGATCCAGAACAAGAGAGCATACAGAATCGTCTTGGAGTCCGCTACGAAGCACAATCAAAAGGAGCAGCAATTTTTTTCCGGGGTGAGGGAGCTTGGTATGGTAATGGTGTAATTTACTTTGTCGCTACCCAAGCTGGTGCTCCGGCTGTTGATGCTACTAATGGTAGGGGTAATGGTCAGGTTTGGATTTACGATCCTCGCAAAGAAAAACTGACATTGTATGTTGAGGCAGATTCTAGTGGAGAACTGCTAGATGAACCAGACAATGTTACAGTTACTCCCTTTGGAGACATCTTTTTGTGTGAAGACGGTGGCGGTGTTCAATATGTTGTAGGAGTTAACAAACAGGGTGAACTTTATCAGTTTGCAAAGAATGTTATTTCTGATGCTGAATTTGCTGGTGGCTGCTTCTCACCAGACGGTAGAACGTTCTTTGTGAATATTTATAATCCCGGTATCACGTGTGCCATCTGGGGCCCTTGGGAACGTCATCGCTCCTAGAGATAAATAAATTTTGATTTGGAAAGCTGGCGAGAATACTAATGGAAGTTCAAAGACAATTTAGACGCTTTCATTTAATCGCATGAATTCATTGCCAAGAATTAGAGTTCTCGTCATCTAGAATCCTTATTACCTGGAGGAAGAATATGAAAACTCGGTTAAGTAGGCGTTTATTTTTGGCTCTGAGTACGATTAGTGCCAGCTTAATTCTGGGATCTAAATGGCTTGAACCAGCTTTTGCAAGATTCTCTTCCGGGCAAAGTGATCCAGTTCAGTCGGGAGATGTGACTGACACCAGTGCTGTCATCTGGGCGCGGAACGATGACCAGAAAGATGCTCGTTTTGTAGTTAAAATTTCTAAATCGCCTAATTTCCAAGGAGCAGTGCAGATAATCAGAGGTTCTGTGATAAGTACAGCCACAGACTACACTGGCAAAGTCAATATTACAGGACTACGTCCACATCAAACCTACTATTATCAGGTGTTTTGGGAATACAATCTGTTTAGAATTCGCCCAGGTGGAACTGGTAGTTTTCGCACTGCACCTGCTCCAGAACAAGCACGTCCTGTTCGTTTTGTTTGGGGAGCAGATTTAGCTGGACAAGGCTGGGGTCGCAATCCTAATTTAGAGATTACTGCCTATGATGGTGATGTGATTCGGGGAGGATACGTCATCTTCGATGTGATGCGAAAGTTCAAGCCTGACTTTGCTATCTTTGCTGGAGACATTATCTATGCTGATAATGAGATTCCACCTGAAAAAGAAATCCCGGCAGAAGTAGGCGGTGGAAAGTGGATAAACAACCCAACAAAAGATTTTAAGGCAGTTACCATAGAAGAATTTCGGGAGAACTGGAAATATAACCTGGGAGACGACAAGTTCCGACGTTTTCTAGCAGATACTCCTATTTATTCTCAGTGGGACGATCATGAAGTGGTCAATAACTGGTATCCAGGCGAGATTTTAACAGAAGCACCTTACAATGGATTGTCTGCTGATGTTTTAGCAGCAACAGCCAAGCAAGCATTATTTGAATATAATCCAATTCGGGGAGATAAGATTTATCGCCGATATCAATACGGTAAGCATATAGATTTGTTTCTACTAGATGAGCGATCCTATAGAGGGCCAAATCCTGATAATAGTAATCCCAATGGTCTAGAAATGCTAGGTCACGAGCAGTTCGAGTGGCTGAAACGAAGTCTGAAAAATTCCCAAGCCACCTGGAAGGTAATTTCATCGCATGATCCCCTGTCTATAGTCACAGGAGGAGAAAGCGATCGCGATGCTTGGAGTCAGGGTTCACCAGAAGTCTTAGGTCGTGAAGTCCAACTTAGCCAATTGCTGCAATTTATCAAATATCAGGGTATCAAGAATGTCGTCATCATTACAGCAGACGTACACTATCCGGCGGCAATTTCTTATGAGCCAGAAAGGGCATTCTTTAAGGACTTCAATCCTTTTTGGGAATTTGTAATTGGGCCTATCCATGCGGGAGCTTTCGGCCCTAACGATCTCGATCCTAGCTTTGGCCCCAAGTATGAATTTATTCAGGCTCCAGGCACCCAAACACCAAAACTTCCCCAAAATTCACCACCGCCAAATATTCATTCCTTCGGCTCAGTAGAAGTGAATGCTCAAGGCGAATTGACAGTTTATATTCACGATATCACTGGAAAGGTTTTGTACAAGAAAGTATTGAATCCAGAAAAGTAAGTAGAAGGCAGGTGGCAGAAGGGAAAAGACTAGCAGTTTGAGTTGAATTGTGTTTACTTAACTTAGAAATAAAAAATCCTCTACCTGCTCGCTGAGGGAATCTATTCTTTCCCTCAGTTTTTCTTGTTTTTCAACTGGGTACACTAGGAACTAGGAACGAAGAAGAGGACAAGGGGGGGGAGACAAGGAGACAAGGGACAAGTGCCTGGGGCGGTTTTATTCTTCCATGACTCGTACATAAGTTCTATTTACGATCGCTCCTACTAATGTAATGATTTTCGTATAGTCAGATCTTGTATCTGTGCTCTTGTCCGCCAAGAAATAAATTTCTTGGCTTAAAGCTAAAGTCTGATAAAGCAGACTAAGTAAGATTTTCAGTCAGTTTTAACTGACTTGAACTATAAGAGAGAAACTTCAGTTCTAGGCGATTTGATGTATAGTCATTTCTAAAAAATTCCCAGTTATGAGTGTGATCGTCTTTGGCAGCATTAACATAGATTTGGTGACAACAGTATCTCGGTTACCACTTCCTGGAGAAACGTTGCTAGGACGTAATTTTTTTCAAGCACCAGGCGGTAAAGGTGCAAATCAAGCGGTAGCATTAGCACGACTGGGAATTCCTACCCAAATGGTGGGACGTGTTGGAGCAGATAGTTTTGGTGAAGAATTACTTAAAAGTTTGCAGGCATCTGGCGTACAAACTGAAAATGTGTTTGTGGATGAAACAATTAGTTCTGGTGTCGCCGCGATCGCTGTTGATGATGCTGGTGAAAATCAAATTATTGTTGTACCCGGTGCTAACGGACGCGTAAATCAAGACGATGTAGAACGCTTGTCACGTTTACTACCACAAGCTTCAGCCCTGCTTTTACAATTGGAAATTCCTATGTCTGCGGTTATTGCTGCTAGTGCAGCCGCAACAGAAGCGGGAGTCAGAGTAATTCTCGATCCCGCACCAGCACAATCTCATCTACCAGATGAACTTTATCAATTGGTTGACATTATTACTCCCAACGAACGAGAAGTAAGCCAATTAGTTGGTTTTTCTGTCAGTGGAGAAGAATCGGCAAAAAAAGCAGCTGGGCAATTGCGGCAAAAGGGAGTAAAAAATGCGATTGTTAAATTAGGCGCACAAGGAGTTGTTTGTGCCACCTCCAGCGAAACTTTCTTTGTGCCTGCATTTGCAGTAGATGCAGTTGACACAGTTGCTGCGGGAGATGCATTCAACGGTGGTTTAGCAGCTGCACTCTCAGAAGGACTTTCTTTAGAACAAGCAGCCAGATGGGGTGCGGCAGCTGGTGCTTTAGCAGCAACTAAACCAGGCGCTCAACCTTCACTACCAGATAGATTAACGTTCGATGCGTTTCTGAAAGAAAGGGGAGTGATGAGAAGGCTAAAGTATGAAAGATAAAGGATGAAATATTTTATTATTAATTCAGACTTTATTTCCCAATATCCTCGTTCCACAAATCAGGTTTTTCCTCGATAAATTGTGTCATCATTTGTTTACATTCATCTGAGTTTAAATCTATTACTTCTACGCCGTGAGACTCCATAAATTCTTTTGCGCCAGAGAAAGTTGCTGATTCTCCAGCAATAACTTTTTTAATACCGAATTGTACTACTGCCCCTGCGCACAAATAGCATGGCATTAAGGTTGAATAGAGTGTTGTACCTCTGTAGCTGCCGATTCTACCAGCATTGCGAAGGCAATCAATCTCGGCGTGAGTGACTGGATCGGCGTCTTGTACACGCTTGTTGTGTCCTCTGCCGATAATTTTGCCATCCTTAACAAGCACGGAACCAATGGGAATTCCACCTTCTTGTCTACCTTGTTTTGCTTCGTCTATAGCAGCCTGCATAAATTCGTCCATTTATTAAATCTCCTCTTATGTCTAAACAACTCGTATTAATGGATCACGACGGTGGTGTAGATGATTATCTTGCAACTATGCTGCTGGTGACGATGGATCATATCGAAATTCTCGGTGTCGTCGTCACTCCTGCTGATTGTTATGCACAACCTGCTGTTAGCGCTACACGCAAAATTCTCGACTTGATGGGAGTTTCACATATCCCTGTTGCCGAAAGTACAGTGCGTGGCATAAACCCGTTCCCCCGTCTTTATCGCCGTGATTCTTTTGTGGTGGATCATTTCCCCATTCTCAATCAAAGCGAAACTATTCGCACGCTTTTGGTTTCAGAACCTGGTCAAGATTTTATGGTTAAAGTGCTGCGAGAAGCCCCAGAACCAGTAACTTTGCTGGTAACTGGGCCATTAACAAACATTGCATATGCACTAGATAAAGCACCAGATATCGAAGCAAAAATTCAAAAAATTATCTGGATGGGAGGTGCATTGAATGTTCCCGGAAATGTTGAGAAAAATTGGGAACCAGGGCAAGATGGTTCGGCAGAATGGAATGCTTATTGGGATGCCATATCTGTAGCGCGGGTGTGGCAAAGTCAGATAGAGATAGTTATGTGTTCTTTAGATTTAACTAACAATGTTCCTGTGACATCTGAAATAGTAAGAAAAATGGGAAGACAACGCCACGATCCAATTTCTGATTTGGCTGGACAGTGTTATGCACTAGTTATTCCTCAAGATTATTATTTCTGGGATGTACTGGCAACAGCTTATCTCGCTCGTCCAGA
This Chlorogloeopsis sp. ULAP01 DNA region includes the following protein-coding sequences:
- the rbsK gene encoding ribokinase, which codes for MSVIVFGSINIDLVTTVSRLPLPGETLLGRNFFQAPGGKGANQAVALARLGIPTQMVGRVGADSFGEELLKSLQASGVQTENVFVDETISSGVAAIAVDDAGENQIIVVPGANGRVNQDDVERLSRLLPQASALLLQLEIPMSAVIAASAAATEAGVRVILDPAPAQSHLPDELYQLVDIITPNEREVSQLVGFSVSGEESAKKAAGQLRQKGVKNAIVKLGAQGVVCATSSETFFVPAFAVDAVDTVAAGDAFNGGLAAALSEGLSLEQAARWGAAAGALAATKPGAQPSLPDRLTFDAFLKERGVMRRLKYER
- a CDS encoding nucleoside deaminase, which translates into the protein MDEFMQAAIDEAKQGRQEGGIPIGSVLVKDGKIIGRGHNKRVQDADPVTHAEIDCLRNAGRIGSYRGTTLYSTLMPCYLCAGAVVQFGIKKVIAGESATFSGAKEFMESHGVEVIDLNSDECKQMMTQFIEEKPDLWNEDIGK
- a CDS encoding alkaline phosphatase PhoX; amino-acid sequence: MSFSRRKFLTIAGVSAASVTMVSPLEAFYTRVARGQAVRSTGFGRLEPKLPLNAPELTNTYVGDLSQKPLLELPPGFNYRAFSITGQTMSDGSLVPERHDGMAAFPGSRNTTILVRNHEAGTSSPYPVSGSPRYSAGAQGGTTTLVIGPNREVIKDFASLAGTIRNCAGGPTPWGSWISCEETFSVSTNVLKDDTKHGYNFEVIANPNSGLVTPVPLKDMGRFSHEAIAVDPKTGYVYETEDRTDSCFYRFVPNVKGELAEGGTLYALKVKGTENFALNTTNNPNFGGQIEKIKVGQTFDVEWVKIDNPDPEQESIQNRLGVRYEAQSKGAAIFFRGEGAWYGNGVIYFVATQAGAPAVDATNGRGNGQVWIYDPRKEKLTLYVEADSSGELLDEPDNVTVTPFGDIFLCEDGGGVQYVVGVNKQGELYQFAKNVISDAEFAGGCFSPDGRTFFVNIYNPGITCAIWGPWERHRS
- a CDS encoding alkaline phosphatase D family protein — encoded protein: MKTRLSRRLFLALSTISASLILGSKWLEPAFARFSSGQSDPVQSGDVTDTSAVIWARNDDQKDARFVVKISKSPNFQGAVQIIRGSVISTATDYTGKVNITGLRPHQTYYYQVFWEYNLFRIRPGGTGSFRTAPAPEQARPVRFVWGADLAGQGWGRNPNLEITAYDGDVIRGGYVIFDVMRKFKPDFAIFAGDIIYADNEIPPEKEIPAEVGGGKWINNPTKDFKAVTIEEFRENWKYNLGDDKFRRFLADTPIYSQWDDHEVVNNWYPGEILTEAPYNGLSADVLAATAKQALFEYNPIRGDKIYRRYQYGKHIDLFLLDERSYRGPNPDNSNPNGLEMLGHEQFEWLKRSLKNSQATWKVISSHDPLSIVTGGESDRDAWSQGSPEVLGREVQLSQLLQFIKYQGIKNVVIITADVHYPAAISYEPERAFFKDFNPFWEFVIGPIHAGAFGPNDLDPSFGPKYEFIQAPGTQTPKLPQNSPPPNIHSFGSVEVNAQGELTVYIHDITGKVLYKKVLNPEK
- a CDS encoding nucleoside hydrolase, with translation MSKQLVLMDHDGGVDDYLATMLLVTMDHIEILGVVVTPADCYAQPAVSATRKILDLMGVSHIPVAESTVRGINPFPRLYRRDSFVVDHFPILNQSETIRTLLVSEPGQDFMVKVLREAPEPVTLLVTGPLTNIAYALDKAPDIEAKIQKIIWMGGALNVPGNVEKNWEPGQDGSAEWNAYWDAISVARVWQSQIEIVMCSLDLTNNVPVTSEIVRKMGRQRHDPISDLAGQCYALVIPQDYYFWDVLATAYLARPELYQLREWETEIITTGSSQGRTKIVSGGRKIYAMDQVDKEAFYTYILQQWAR